The Lycium ferocissimum isolate CSIRO_LF1 chromosome 8, AGI_CSIRO_Lferr_CH_V1, whole genome shotgun sequence DNA segment TGTACAGCTCAGCTCTGGTATCGAGTTTGCAAAGAAGAACGAGGACGATCCAAGCAAGTCTAGCAGATACTGCTGAACTTTTTGGCGTCTCGTAAGTTTCAGGAAATGAGGATTGCGCTGATGTGGCTGAGTCAGGTATGATATCAGAGAGAACTCCACTATAGTTTGCCAATGAAGCTATATAATCCATAACAGAATTGGTTAACGGATGAATTCTGCCACCTGGAACTGGTGTTTTTAAGGAATTTTTCTGGATTGATAACTCAAAATCGGAGAGAATTGTTAGGATTGAGGATTTAAGTTTGTGAAGAGAGGCTTGGGCTTGAATTTTGACTGCTTTAATCGATTCATACGAAAAGATTGATTCGATCTCGGGTAAGAGTTCCGTGATTGCTCCGTGTAAATCCATTAGAACAAAAATCCTTTCAGgtgattttttggtttttgcaaTAAGCTCTGGAAATTTAAACAGAATGATTCCGCCTTCTTTAGCTAGATCACTAAAACTTGTTTCTCTGATTGTTTCGGAGGTTGAAAATACATAATCGCATAGAAATCTCTCTCCGTGGAAGAGTGTTTTTATCGCGACTTTTACTACATCGATCCAATTTTTGATTTGATGCTCGAGAACATTTGGTTTCATCGCGTTAATTTGGGATAAGCTACGCGGTTCAATTCCAAGACGATATAGCCCTTCGTCTACAACTGACTTTCTGATAATTTTGTAGATTTTCCAACACTCTTTTGCATAGCCAGAGGCGATCATACAATCCGCGATCAATTTTAGATCAGACATAGCCTGAATCTCATCTCCGGAGTCAGTTGATTCGCACATAGCCTGAATCTCATCTCCGGAGTCAGTTGATTCGCATGCTTCTTGCAAATCAACTGAAGTTGACCGCGTTAAGTGAGAGGATTGACTAGACTTAGACACTGATTCGGGATCTAAATGGTCCTTGTTTGTTGACAAAATTTGGTAGAATTCTTTCTCTAGTCTTTTCATGGCTATTTGCATCAAGTTTTGTGCTAGCACAAGTTTGTTACAAGTTGAATTCTCAGTAACAAGAAAGTGCATGGCTCTTTTTAAGTCTTTGACACATTGGATGAAGTCTCTGGCTTCTTTTCTGTCTTGTTGAAAAAGTGAAGAGAATTCCTCGGACGGGGATTCCTTATGATCCCATTTTTTGATAATGGTCTCGGCATTATCAATGTTTTCCTCCATGATTGATTGGGAGAATGTCTGCGAAGGTTTCTGAGGAGGTATATGACCGGAAAAGGAAGAGAGGGACGAGTTCGTTTTGGTGAAAGAAAAAAGGCTTTTCTTGGCTCTCCGTGGAGTCGATGGTGATGATGGTTCTCTCTTAGACATGTCAAGAATTGCCATTTTTGTGTGAATTATTTTGATGAATTTTACACAATGTAGCAAAAGAATGTGAATATTTGGTC contains these protein-coding regions:
- the LOC132066856 gene encoding exocyst complex component EXO70H1 isoform X1; this translates as MAILDMSKREPSSPSTPRRAKKSLFSFTKTNSSLSSFSGHIPPQKPSQTFSQSIMEENIDNAETIIKKWDHKESPSEEFSSLFQQDRKEARDFIQCVKDLKRAMHFLVTENSTCNKLVLAQNLMQIAMKRLEKEFYQILSTNKDHLDPESVSKSSQSSHLTRSTSVDLQEACESTDSGDEIQAMCESTDSGDEIQAMSDLKLIADCMIASGYAKECWKIYKIIRKSVVDEGLYRLGIEPRSLSQINAMKPNVLEHQIKNWIDVVKVAIKTLFHGERFLCDYVFSTSETIRETSFSDLAKEGGIILFKFPELIAKTKKSPERIFVLMDLHGAITELLPEIESIFSYESIKAVKIQAQASLHKLKSSILTILSDFELSIQKNSLKTPVPGGRIHPLTNSVMDYIASLANYSGVLSDIIPDSATSAQSSFPETYETPKSSAVSARLAWIVLVLLCKLDTRAELYNDIALSYLFLANNIQFVVERVCVSALKCILGDEWILNLERKVKLYSTKYENVAWNKVFLCLPESLDPSLPPDTIKGHFRRFNESFEESYRRQKSWVVPDGKLRDEIKVSIARKLVPAYRDFYDYYMVALSGQNNLEVLVRFSPDNIGNCLSDLFHENVRSGSLLSSTSLPNSCVWQCIS
- the LOC132066856 gene encoding exocyst complex component EXO70H1 isoform X2 — protein: MAILDMSKREPSSPSTPRRAKKSLFSFTKTNSSLSSFSGHIPPQKPSQTFSQSIMEENIDNAETIIKKWDHKESPSEEFSSLFQQDRKEARDFIQCVKDLKRAMHFLVTENSTCNKLVLAQNLMQIAMKRLEKEFYQILSTNKDHLDPESVSKSSQSSHLTRSTSVDLQEACESTDSGDEIQAMSDLKLIADCMIASGYAKECWKIYKIIRKSVVDEGLYRLGIEPRSLSQINAMKPNVLEHQIKNWIDVVKVAIKTLFHGERFLCDYVFSTSETIRETSFSDLAKEGGIILFKFPELIAKTKKSPERIFVLMDLHGAITELLPEIESIFSYESIKAVKIQAQASLHKLKSSILTILSDFELSIQKNSLKTPVPGGRIHPLTNSVMDYIASLANYSGVLSDIIPDSATSAQSSFPETYETPKSSAVSARLAWIVLVLLCKLDTRAELYNDIALSYLFLANNIQFVVERVCVSALKCILGDEWILNLERKVKLYSTKYENVAWNKVFLCLPESLDPSLPPDTIKGHFRRFNESFEESYRRQKSWVVPDGKLRDEIKVSIARKLVPAYRDFYDYYMVALSGQNNLEVLVRFSPDNIGNCLSDLFHENVRSGSLLSSTSLPNSCVWQCIS